One segment of Dolichospermum sp. DET69 DNA contains the following:
- a CDS encoding NAD-binding protein yields MKPRIIVCGLGRTGYKIFRLLRQQGALVVGIHRKPVSGETAANVIVGELQAASTLQAAGIAEAHTLVIATSDDAVNLSIMMQARVLNPQIRIINRFYNTNLGERLDQTLSNHLSMSVVGLAAPVFTFAALGNKAIGQIKLLEQIWPIQEEYIHENHPWKGRKISDLWEDPTRMLIYYVAVEGKLNLVSAVLLEQQLRVGDRLIIGTQPRIRPQRKSLVRKLLKVFANIREFQKHAQSVVGMAIALFVIILLSTFTYLASKHSISFIDALYFAVGMITGAGGNDKVVENAPDSIKLFTVVIMLVGAAVIGIWYAMLTDFILGSRLKQFLDAARIPQHHHYIVCGLSGIGIRIVQQLHLSGHEVVVIETDANNRYVTTARSMSIPVILADASFRATLQASNINTATAVLAVTGNDATNLEIALKAKALAPKIPVIVNYADPDFASMAQQVFDFEAVFSPAELAAPAFAAAALGGRIIGNGIIADNLWVAFATTITPIHPFCDEWVKDVAKFADFVPLYVEINHEIVQGWDLLETILTPGDVLYLTMPANRLNQLWREEGKGIGV; encoded by the coding sequence ATGAAACCTCGAATTATTGTTTGTGGACTAGGAAGAACTGGATATAAAATTTTTCGCTTACTCAGACAACAAGGGGCTTTAGTAGTAGGTATTCATCGCAAACCCGTTTCTGGTGAAACTGCGGCGAATGTCATTGTTGGTGAGTTACAAGCAGCTTCTACTTTGCAAGCAGCGGGAATTGCAGAGGCACATACTTTGGTAATTGCAACTTCTGATGATGCGGTAAATTTGTCAATTATGATGCAAGCACGGGTACTTAATCCCCAAATTCGGATTATTAATCGTTTTTATAATACGAATTTAGGTGAACGTCTTGATCAAACCTTATCAAATCATTTAAGTATGAGTGTTGTGGGTTTAGCAGCCCCAGTATTTACTTTTGCTGCTTTAGGAAATAAAGCTATTGGCCAAATTAAATTACTTGAACAAATTTGGCCAATTCAAGAAGAATATATTCACGAAAATCATCCTTGGAAAGGCAGAAAAATCAGCGATTTATGGGAAGATCCCACGCGGATGCTGATTTATTATGTAGCTGTGGAAGGAAAACTAAATTTAGTGTCTGCGGTACTATTAGAACAACAATTAAGAGTAGGTGATCGCTTAATTATTGGTACTCAACCCCGCATTCGTCCACAACGTAAATCATTAGTCAGAAAACTTCTCAAAGTCTTTGCCAATATTCGGGAGTTTCAGAAACACGCCCAATCAGTTGTCGGGATGGCGATCGCTTTATTCGTAATTATTTTACTATCTACATTTACATATCTTGCTAGTAAACATAGTATCTCTTTTATTGATGCTTTATATTTCGCTGTGGGGATGATTACCGGGGCTGGTGGTAATGATAAAGTTGTCGAAAATGCACCTGATAGCATTAAATTATTTACCGTTGTGATTATGCTCGTTGGGGCGGCAGTAATTGGGATTTGGTACGCTATGCTGACGGACTTTATCCTGGGTAGTCGCTTAAAACAATTTTTGGATGCTGCGAGAATTCCTCAACATCATCATTATATTGTTTGTGGTTTAAGTGGTATCGGCATTAGAATTGTTCAACAACTACATCTGAGTGGCCATGAAGTGGTAGTAATTGAAACAGATGCTAATAATAGATATGTGACTACTGCTAGAAGCATGAGTATTCCTGTGATACTTGCTGATGCCAGTTTTCGCGCTACTTTACAAGCTAGTAATATCAACACCGCTACCGCAGTTTTAGCTGTCACTGGTAATGATGCGACTAATTTGGAAATTGCCCTCAAAGCTAAGGCTTTAGCCCCAAAAATTCCTGTAATTGTCAACTATGCTGATCCCGATTTTGCTAGTATGGCACAGCAAGTATTTGACTTTGAAGCTGTATTTAGCCCTGCTGAACTCGCTGCTCCTGCTTTCGCTGCGGCTGCTCTCGGTGGTAGGATTATCGGTAATGGCATTATTGCTGATAATTTATGGGTAGCTTTTGCAACTACAATTACACCAATCCACCCTTTTTGTGATGAGTGGGTGAAAGATGTGGCTAAGTTTGCGGATTTTGTGCCTTTGTACGTGGAAATTAACCACGAAATTGTCCAAGGCTGGGATTTATTAGAAACTATTCTCACCCCTGGAGATGTTCTCTATTTAACTATGCCTGCTAACAGGTTAAATCAGTTATGGCGGGAAGAAGGAAAAGGCATTGGAGTGTGA